A window from Pseudomonas campi encodes these proteins:
- a CDS encoding GspH/FimT family pseudopilin, with the protein MRKSSGFTLIEMMIVIAIVAVIASYGIPQFNSMMQNGRLSTQVNELQGLMQLARSEAATNRVVTRICGSTDQATCNTNNWEGGAILFRDRDNNGSASTAELVRVMPAVTNGNTIRGVTGAISFLADGTLASAAMLRICDTRGAESSRQVRLNTAGQSRISKGNPGDVTCP; encoded by the coding sequence ATGCGTAAAAGTAGTGGATTTACCCTGATAGAAATGATGATCGTGATCGCCATCGTCGCGGTAATCGCCAGCTATGGCATCCCGCAGTTCAACAGCATGATGCAGAACGGCCGTCTTTCCACACAAGTCAATGAGCTGCAAGGGCTGATGCAGTTGGCCCGCAGCGAAGCAGCGACCAATCGCGTAGTCACTCGCATCTGCGGCAGCACCGATCAAGCCACGTGCAACACCAACAATTGGGAGGGCGGCGCCATTTTGTTTCGCGACCGTGATAACAACGGCAGTGCATCGACGGCAGAACTGGTGCGGGTAATGCCGGCAGTCACCAATGGCAACACTATTCGTGGCGTCACTGGCGCTATCAGCTTTCTGGCTGACGGCACACTGGCCTCGGCAGCCATGTTGCGTATTTGCGATACCCGTGGCGCAGAAAGCTCTCGCCAAGTTCGACTCAACACCGCCGGGCAAAGCCGTATCAGCAAAGGTAATCCGGGAGACGTCACATGCCCATGA
- a CDS encoding type IV pilin protein, with product MNRKHFGFTLIEMMIVLAILGILAAIAIPSYQGYLRRAACEDAKATMVGAANLMERFRAQNNTYATATQATLGAYAQSPVDSNSKQTDIVIVNPTATGYSLTATPIATGRLNGLGTLTLSSAGVRGGTGALANAWGSCSGI from the coding sequence ATGAATAGAAAGCACTTTGGCTTCACATTGATCGAGATGATGATTGTGCTTGCTATCCTGGGCATCCTTGCAGCCATTGCCATACCCAGCTACCAGGGTTACCTGAGGAGGGCTGCCTGTGAAGACGCCAAAGCGACAATGGTTGGGGCAGCTAATTTGATGGAGCGCTTCAGAGCGCAAAACAATACATATGCGACTGCAACACAAGCAACATTAGGCGCATATGCGCAAAGTCCGGTGGACAGTAATAGCAAACAAACCGATATCGTAATTGTCAACCCGACCGCTACCGGCTATTCGCTGACAGCGACGCCAATAGCCACAGGCCGCCTGAATGGCCTTGGCACACTGACCTTGAGTTCGGCTGGCGTCCGGGGTGGGACTGGAGCGCTGGCCAATGCCTGGGGCAGTTGCTCTGGCATATAA
- a CDS encoding sigma-54-dependent transcriptional regulator: MSTRQRALIVDDEPDIRELLEITLGRMKLDTRSARNVKEAREWLAREPFDLCLTDMRLPDGTGLELVQHIQQRHPQVPVAMITAYGSLDTAINALKAGAFDFLTKPVDLGRLRELVATALRIRSANDAEGPVDTRLLGDSPPMRALRSQIQKLARSQAPVYISGESGSGKELVARLIHEQGPRGEQPFIPVNCGAIPSELMESEFFGHKKGSFTGAIEDKQGLFQAANGGTLFLDEVADLPLAMQVKLLRAIQEKAVRAVGGQQELIVDVRILCATHKDLAAEVAAERFRQDLFYRLNVIELRVPPLRERREDIPLLAETMLRRLSEGTGIAPTRLTDDALDKLKSYRFPGNVRELENMLERAHTLCEDEQIKASDLRLADTPCSTEAGEASLAQIDNLEDYLEDIERKLIMQALEETRWNRTAAAQRLGLTFRSMRYRLKKLGID, encoded by the coding sequence GAAATCACCCTGGGCCGGATGAAGCTCGACACTCGCAGCGCCCGCAACGTCAAGGAAGCCCGCGAATGGCTGGCCCGCGAGCCATTCGACCTCTGTCTGACCGACATGCGCCTGCCCGACGGCACCGGGCTGGAGCTGGTGCAGCACATCCAGCAGCGCCACCCGCAGGTACCGGTGGCGATGATCACCGCCTACGGCAGCCTGGACACCGCGATCAATGCCCTCAAGGCTGGTGCCTTCGATTTCCTCACCAAACCGGTCGACCTCGGCCGCTTGCGCGAACTGGTAGCCACCGCACTGCGCATCCGCAGCGCCAATGATGCCGAAGGCCCGGTCGATACACGCCTGCTCGGCGACTCGCCGCCTATGCGCGCCCTGCGCAGTCAGATCCAGAAACTGGCGCGCAGCCAGGCGCCGGTCTACATCAGCGGCGAGTCCGGCAGCGGCAAGGAACTGGTCGCCCGCCTGATCCACGAACAGGGCCCGCGTGGCGAGCAGCCGTTCATTCCGGTCAACTGCGGGGCGATCCCGTCCGAGCTGATGGAAAGCGAGTTCTTCGGCCACAAGAAAGGCAGTTTCACCGGCGCCATCGAGGACAAGCAGGGCCTGTTCCAGGCGGCCAACGGCGGCACCCTGTTCCTCGACGAAGTGGCAGACCTGCCGCTGGCCATGCAGGTCAAGCTGCTCCGTGCGATCCAAGAGAAAGCCGTGCGGGCCGTGGGCGGCCAGCAGGAACTGATCGTCGATGTGCGGATTCTCTGCGCCACCCACAAGGACCTGGCCGCCGAAGTGGCGGCCGAGCGCTTCCGTCAGGATCTGTTCTACCGTCTCAACGTCATCGAACTGCGCGTCCCGCCCCTGCGCGAGCGCCGCGAAGACATTCCGCTCCTGGCCGAAACCATGCTGCGCCGCCTCAGCGAAGGAACCGGCATTGCCCCAACCCGCCTGACCGACGACGCCCTGGACAAGCTGAAAAGCTACCGCTTCCCCGGCAACGTCCGCGAGTTGGAGAACATGCTGGAGCGCGCACACACCCTGTGCGAAGACGAACAGATCAAGGCCAGCGACCTGCGTCTTGCCGACACCCCCTGCTCGACCGAAGCCGGCGAGGCCTCACTGGCGCAAATCGACAACCTGGAAGACTACCTGGAAGACATCGAGCGCAAGCTGATCATGCAAGCCCTCGAAGAAACCCGCTGGAACCGCACGGCGGCAGCCCAGCGCCTGGGCCTGACCTTCCGCTCGATGCGCTATCGCCTGAAGAAGCTGGGGATCGATTGA
- the thiO gene encoding glycine oxidase ThiO: MQGRSESNVLIVGGGIIGALSALFLAQSGLQVSLLDRRFMGQESSWAGGGIISPLYPWRYSSAVTALAGWSQGFYPDLGVSLERETGIDPQVHATGLYWLDLEDEALALAWAGREGRVLLQPGMAEVHKTLPVLGDGFAKALHMPGVANVRNPRLLKALRCALAQKANVTVHEGSEVTGFIQQGGRVCGVRTGQGELRAERVLLASGAWSGELLATLGLNLPVVPVKGQMILYKCAEDFLPAMVLAKGRYAIPRKDGHILIGSTLEHAGFDKTPTEVALASLKTSAQELLPALADAEVVGHWAGLRPGSPEGIPFIGEVPEYPGLWLNCGHYRNGLVLAPASCELLKNLMLGESPIVDPAPYAPAGRLG; this comes from the coding sequence TTGCAAGGCCGCTCCGAGAGCAATGTACTAATCGTCGGTGGTGGGATTATCGGCGCCCTGAGTGCGCTGTTTTTGGCGCAGTCGGGGCTGCAGGTGAGCCTGCTTGATCGGCGCTTTATGGGGCAGGAGTCTTCCTGGGCCGGGGGCGGTATCATTTCACCGCTCTATCCCTGGCGTTACAGCTCCGCTGTGACGGCACTCGCGGGTTGGTCGCAGGGTTTTTATCCCGATCTGGGCGTTAGTCTGGAACGCGAGACGGGGATCGATCCACAGGTTCATGCCACCGGGCTGTACTGGCTGGATTTGGAAGATGAAGCACTGGCGTTGGCCTGGGCGGGACGTGAGGGGCGAGTGTTGTTGCAACCCGGCATGGCAGAGGTTCACAAGACGTTGCCGGTACTGGGTGATGGCTTCGCCAAGGCGTTGCATATGCCTGGGGTGGCCAATGTGCGCAATCCGCGCCTGCTCAAGGCTCTACGCTGCGCCTTGGCGCAAAAAGCCAATGTCACGGTGCATGAAGGATCGGAGGTTACCGGTTTTATTCAGCAGGGAGGGCGTGTCTGCGGAGTGCGCACAGGTCAGGGGGAGTTGCGTGCTGAGCGTGTTCTCCTCGCATCCGGCGCCTGGAGTGGCGAGTTGCTGGCCACGCTTGGGCTCAACCTTCCAGTGGTGCCGGTCAAGGGCCAGATGATCCTTTACAAGTGCGCCGAGGACTTCCTCCCGGCCATGGTGCTTGCCAAGGGCCGTTATGCCATTCCGCGCAAGGATGGCCACATCCTGATTGGTAGCACGCTGGAGCATGCCGGATTCGACAAGACGCCCACCGAGGTTGCGTTGGCCAGCTTGAAAACCTCTGCGCAGGAGCTGTTGCCGGCACTGGCTGATGCCGAGGTCGTCGGGCACTGGGCCGGGCTGCGTCCCGGGTCGCCGGAAGGTATTCCCTTTATCGGTGAGGTCCCCGAGTATCCGGGGTTGTGGCTGAACTGCGGGCACTACCGCAATGGTCTGGTGCTTGCGCCAGCTTCCTGCGAGCTGCTGAAAAATCTGATGCTGGGCGAAAGTCCGATTGTCGATCCGGCGCCCTATGCGCCGGCTGGGCGCCTGGGCTGA
- a CDS encoding pilus assembly protein — protein sequence MNKRLSALHRLALCTVSSILVLHSAVSHADDTEIFFGGAAIDDSVRPNVLFVLDNSGSMAWRTDSNSNPSGSQQSRMQILKDSFSTIINNAGAINAGIMVLNSRSAYDNTRMVYPVSNIDDPLPSSVQLVASTPEIRASGDDATQSSLSSTAVINATSLVMGNISTPIMVGTTNTNTLKNDGAYYLTSTGYSCALNPNALDPVAGRPSTNCPNASALSTINLRNNSSGSTALFHFRGISQPADRTITSAYLELTPTNDQNNSNRPRLDLYIENAKVPAALDDSGLLNPAAAPRSFIYSDPRASSWQDGGTARFDITSELRNLLDNDADPIGDLVMRFRAQQNRDYTFAAQGGTAAVMPRIVINYDDISSQIEARKGGLRFQDVGIPQGATITAAYLSFTPASSNSDAVRFAVTAEKVADAAIFTGTTNMGARLPTTAITTWDAPAWSTSSPPVAIEGPDVRALVQEVVNLPTWCGNNSMGFYLSPTSGVGTRTAHSIDGAPGLQPTLTVTYTGGETGCLNPILEATVNNPKNDAYEESDDDMVLGGDTLPVDQSRFAARFEGVPLINGATILDAQVIFTPANTVPTANVTTTVRFENADNSAPFTATDDDITDRNDTTDSSCTLNSWVASTPVTCTNTTLRSGLQSVVNRGGWSPGNALTVMSVQGSNSTLEVQAYESNPAEAIKLRIKVANGGLASSTYTVRNHLNALVQAMNASDGTPIVPTMNEAARYLRGERAGYSSPITSTCQSTHLVVLTDGQANGNGAQSSIGTLTGSSCTGDASLSDEQCGRRLATWMATNDQSSIADDNFITTHTIGFALGALAPNTGPQTFLTDMANNGKGKAYTAENASELSTAFSKILQDVLSTDTTFVSPGATANQFNRQSNKNEVYFALFKPSETNSWVGNLKRYGLNSNSGDIIIDADNVGAIDTNTGFFKSTARSFWTTGSDGNNTALGGVANKLPAYATRKVYTYTGNSPAAAVALNAGAYLLNDANSNVTQAILGASSAAERTSLINWIRGRNDDGSQRNAIGDPLHSVPRLVTYECSSFTDSTLTACASEKQSVFVGTNEGFVQAFNTNTGVEQMAFMPEALLGNIKALKANEESTTLAPRKYGMDNTVVTWVNDVNGNGVIYGGRDPSNPVPTLLPSGLNSGEFVYAYATMGRGGRNLYSLDVTDINNPKMRWFITPSTPGFAKLGQTWSTPVVTKIDINGTSTPVLMFAGGYDETQDDISILNQNKDGSARTQDSQGNSIYIVNALTGTLIWSGSNEATNVSAQAHQQLSKMTYSIPSSLRAIDINRDGYADQFFVGDMGGQVWRFFINNGNSTSSLVSPLDSGAGTTGDGVFANVIPANTGGETTAELKGKLRRFYNEPDIALLTVNAGKALVVNIGSGYRGHPLDTGADDRFYSFRTPIIDSNAAHTVITEDSMYDATLNLVQEGSAAQQAAAATEFAKNSGGWYIRLENDGEKVLAESTTFGGKVYFSTYEPNASSANNSCKAVQGVGRAYAVNLFDATPMTQTVSGTPDRADRSQELLTAGIPPKGIILFPEGSGAPPPVQCVGTECAELKIDNTVGPTYWIDEL from the coding sequence ATGAACAAGCGCCTCTCCGCACTTCATCGCCTGGCTCTCTGCACGGTTTCCAGCATCCTGGTGCTGCATAGCGCAGTCAGCCATGCCGACGACACCGAAATTTTCTTCGGTGGTGCCGCCATCGATGACAGCGTTCGCCCGAACGTATTGTTCGTGCTAGACAACTCGGGCTCCATGGCCTGGCGTACAGACAGCAACAGCAACCCGTCGGGCTCGCAGCAGTCGCGCATGCAGATTCTCAAGGACTCATTCTCGACCATCATCAACAATGCTGGCGCCATCAATGCGGGCATCATGGTGCTCAATAGTCGTAGCGCCTATGACAATACCCGCATGGTCTACCCAGTCAGCAACATCGATGACCCTCTGCCCTCATCGGTTCAGCTGGTGGCCAGCACTCCAGAAATTCGCGCGAGTGGCGACGATGCCACTCAGAGCTCGCTGAGTAGCACCGCCGTCATCAACGCTACATCCCTGGTCATGGGCAATATCTCCACGCCGATTATGGTGGGCACCACCAACACCAACACCCTGAAAAACGATGGTGCCTACTACCTGACTTCGACTGGCTATTCCTGCGCCCTCAACCCCAACGCCCTAGATCCGGTTGCTGGGCGCCCAAGTACCAACTGCCCGAACGCCTCAGCACTCTCTACCATAAACCTGCGCAATAACAGCTCCGGCAGCACAGCTCTGTTTCATTTTCGTGGCATCAGTCAACCGGCAGATAGAACCATTACCAGCGCCTATCTGGAGCTAACCCCAACTAATGATCAAAACAATAGCAATCGTCCGCGACTTGATCTCTACATAGAGAACGCCAAGGTACCGGCTGCTCTCGATGACAGCGGCCTGCTCAACCCAGCCGCCGCCCCTCGCAGCTTCATCTATAGCGACCCAAGAGCCAGCAGTTGGCAAGATGGCGGCACGGCGCGATTCGATATCACCAGTGAGCTTCGTAATCTGCTGGATAATGATGCTGATCCGATCGGCGACTTGGTCATGAGATTCCGCGCTCAGCAGAACCGCGACTACACCTTCGCCGCACAGGGCGGTACTGCCGCGGTGATGCCGCGCATCGTGATCAACTATGACGATATCAGCTCCCAGATCGAAGCACGTAAAGGTGGCTTGCGCTTCCAGGATGTCGGCATTCCCCAAGGGGCGACCATTACCGCCGCCTACCTTTCCTTTACACCTGCCTCTAGTAACAGCGACGCCGTACGCTTTGCAGTGACAGCCGAGAAAGTGGCTGATGCCGCCATTTTCACGGGCACCACCAACATGGGCGCAAGGCTGCCTACCACCGCCATAACCACCTGGGATGCACCAGCCTGGTCGACCAGCTCGCCACCCGTAGCAATTGAAGGGCCCGACGTCAGGGCACTGGTTCAAGAAGTCGTGAACCTGCCCACCTGGTGTGGCAATAACTCCATGGGTTTCTACCTGAGCCCGACCAGCGGAGTCGGTACTCGCACGGCCCACAGCATCGACGGAGCGCCTGGCCTGCAACCCACCCTGACGGTTACCTATACCGGTGGTGAAACCGGGTGCCTCAACCCAATACTCGAAGCCACGGTCAATAACCCGAAGAACGATGCTTATGAAGAGTCGGATGACGACATGGTTCTGGGCGGAGATACCCTACCGGTTGATCAGAGTCGCTTCGCTGCTCGCTTCGAAGGTGTTCCGCTGATTAATGGCGCAACCATTCTGGACGCCCAAGTGATTTTTACCCCAGCTAACACTGTCCCCACTGCCAACGTCACCACCACTGTGCGCTTTGAGAATGCCGACAACTCGGCCCCCTTCACCGCCACCGACGACGACATTACCGACCGTAATGACACGACCGACAGCAGTTGCACACTGAACAGCTGGGTCGCCAGCACGCCAGTCACCTGTACCAACACAACCCTTCGCTCAGGCCTGCAAAGTGTCGTAAACCGCGGCGGCTGGTCACCAGGCAATGCACTCACGGTGATGTCGGTGCAAGGCAGCAACTCCACGCTGGAAGTCCAGGCCTATGAAAGCAACCCAGCCGAAGCGATCAAGCTGAGGATCAAGGTTGCCAACGGCGGCTTAGCTTCATCCACCTATACCGTACGCAATCATCTGAACGCCCTAGTACAGGCCATGAATGCCAGCGATGGCACACCGATAGTTCCCACCATGAACGAGGCAGCTCGTTACTTGCGCGGGGAACGCGCAGGTTATAGCAGCCCGATTACCAGCACTTGCCAATCCACGCACCTGGTCGTATTGACGGATGGCCAGGCCAATGGGAACGGCGCACAAAGCTCGATCGGTACCCTGACCGGTAGCAGTTGCACAGGGGATGCGAGCCTGTCTGACGAGCAATGCGGACGCCGGCTGGCAACCTGGATGGCGACAAACGATCAATCCAGCATCGCCGACGACAATTTCATCACCACCCATACCATTGGTTTCGCCCTGGGCGCATTGGCCCCCAACACCGGCCCACAAACCTTCCTGACGGACATGGCCAACAATGGCAAGGGCAAAGCTTATACAGCCGAGAATGCTTCAGAACTGAGCACGGCGTTCAGCAAGATTCTCCAGGATGTGCTGAGTACCGACACCACCTTCGTCAGCCCTGGCGCCACGGCCAACCAGTTCAACCGGCAGAGCAACAAGAACGAGGTGTACTTCGCCCTGTTCAAACCGTCGGAAACCAATAGCTGGGTCGGCAACCTCAAGCGTTATGGTTTGAATAGCAACTCCGGCGACATCATCATTGATGCTGACAACGTTGGCGCCATTGATACCAACACTGGGTTCTTCAAGTCTACTGCACGCAGCTTCTGGACCACTGGCAGCGATGGCAACAACACCGCACTTGGTGGTGTAGCAAACAAACTGCCGGCTTATGCTACTCGCAAGGTCTACACCTACACCGGCAACTCCCCAGCTGCTGCAGTTGCGCTGAACGCTGGAGCCTATCTGCTGAATGACGCCAACAGCAACGTCACCCAGGCGATTCTAGGTGCCAGCAGCGCGGCCGAGCGGACCTCACTGATCAACTGGATTCGGGGCCGCAACGATGACGGCAGCCAGCGTAACGCTATCGGCGATCCGTTACATTCTGTTCCACGCCTGGTGACCTATGAGTGCAGCAGCTTCACTGACAGCACCCTGACCGCTTGCGCCAGTGAGAAGCAAAGCGTGTTCGTTGGCACCAACGAAGGCTTCGTGCAGGCGTTCAACACCAATACCGGTGTTGAGCAGATGGCGTTCATGCCGGAAGCACTGCTGGGCAACATCAAGGCGCTCAAAGCCAATGAGGAATCGACCACCCTGGCCCCACGCAAATATGGCATGGACAATACCGTGGTCACTTGGGTCAATGATGTCAACGGCAATGGCGTCATCTATGGCGGACGCGATCCATCCAACCCTGTGCCGACTTTGCTGCCATCAGGGCTTAATAGCGGCGAATTTGTCTACGCCTACGCCACCATGGGCCGCGGCGGACGCAATCTGTACTCGCTGGACGTGACGGACATCAACAACCCGAAAATGCGCTGGTTCATTACCCCCAGCACTCCTGGCTTCGCCAAACTTGGCCAGACTTGGTCGACTCCAGTTGTAACCAAAATCGACATAAACGGCACCAGCACACCAGTTCTCATGTTCGCTGGCGGATATGACGAAACACAGGACGACATCAGTATTCTCAACCAGAACAAGGACGGTTCTGCGCGCACGCAAGATAGCCAGGGCAATTCCATCTATATCGTTAACGCCCTGACAGGCACCCTGATCTGGTCCGGCAGCAATGAAGCGACCAACGTCTCCGCCCAGGCCCACCAACAGCTGAGCAAGATGACTTACAGCATCCCCAGCAGCTTGCGGGCAATCGATATCAACCGCGATGGCTATGCCGACCAGTTCTTTGTTGGCGACATGGGCGGGCAAGTCTGGCGTTTCTTCATCAACAACGGCAACAGCACCAGCAGCCTTGTCAGCCCGCTCGATAGTGGCGCAGGCACCACTGGCGATGGTGTTTTCGCTAATGTGATTCCAGCCAACACTGGCGGCGAGACAACTGCTGAATTGAAAGGCAAGCTACGCCGCTTCTACAACGAGCCCGACATTGCCCTGCTAACTGTCAACGCAGGCAAGGCACTAGTTGTGAACATCGGATCTGGCTACCGCGGGCACCCGCTGGACACTGGTGCAGATGATCGTTTCTATTCATTCAGAACCCCAATCATCGACAGCAATGCCGCTCATACCGTCATAACCGAAGATTCCATGTACGACGCAACGCTGAACCTGGTACAGGAAGGCTCTGCAGCCCAACAGGCGGCGGCCGCCACCGAGTTCGCCAAGAACAGCGGTGGCTGGTATATCCGCCTGGAGAATGACGGAGAGAAGGTTCTCGCAGAGTCCACAACCTTTGGCGGCAAGGTGTACTTTAGCACCTACGAACCCAATGCCAGTTCAGCCAACAACTCGTGCAAGGCGGTACAAGGTGTAGGGCGTGCCTATGCGGTCAACCTCTTCGACGCTACGCCCATGACCCAGACAGTTTCTGGCACACCGGATCGTGCAGACAGAAGCCAAGAGCTTCTGACTGCGGGAATTCCACCCAAAGGTATTATCCTATTCCCCGAAGGTAGCGGCGCCCCGCCACCGGTGCAGTGCGTTGGTACCGAATGTGCGGAACTGAAGATCGATAACACTGTCGGCCCGACCTACTGGATTGATGAGCTCTAA
- the pilV gene encoding type IV pilus modification protein PilV — protein MPMIARKQNGFSLIEVLIALLILAIGLFGMASLMMTSMKSNQSASMRSQASWLAYDIFERMRLNSDVATSSSSYVIATNAAAPTDPNCKTSGCSETNVAVQDLFEWKTQLVQSGLTGSVTRTGNAYTVSIFWQEDSSTACPANQCSFVLRADL, from the coding sequence ATGCCCATGATCGCAAGAAAACAGAACGGTTTCAGTCTGATTGAGGTATTGATCGCCTTACTGATTCTGGCCATCGGACTATTCGGGATGGCCAGCCTGATGATGACCAGCATGAAGTCCAACCAGAGCGCTTCGATGCGCAGCCAAGCCAGCTGGCTCGCTTATGACATATTCGAGCGCATGCGCTTGAACAGCGACGTTGCCACCAGTTCCAGCAGCTATGTTATCGCCACCAATGCCGCAGCACCCACGGACCCTAATTGCAAAACCAGTGGTTGCTCGGAAACCAATGTCGCCGTACAGGATTTATTCGAGTGGAAGACGCAACTGGTTCAATCGGGCCTTACTGGGTCCGTAACGCGGACCGGCAACGCTTACACCGTGTCAATCTTCTGGCAAGAAGACAGCTCCACGGCCTGCCCTGCCAACCAATGCTCCTTTGTTTTGAGGGCTGACCTATGA
- a CDS encoding pilus assembly PilX family protein, whose product MKTLHRQNQQRGMVLVVSLTLLLLLTILAISASTSSSLQERMASNAQENNVAFQAAESALANLSSQVENGTTPVADSVLALTYPTRTVRARMQAASRYAEGSSLEAGEGSGTPIILIHDFTSSATLDASATTAAAITDDNTNARHLQGHRERIIQ is encoded by the coding sequence ATGAAAACTCTACATCGCCAAAACCAGCAGCGCGGCATGGTGCTCGTCGTCAGCCTAACTCTGCTGTTGCTGCTAACCATTCTGGCCATCAGTGCCTCGACCAGCTCCTCGCTGCAAGAGCGCATGGCCAGCAATGCCCAGGAAAACAACGTGGCGTTCCAGGCAGCTGAAAGCGCACTGGCCAACCTCAGCAGCCAGGTCGAAAATGGCACTACTCCTGTCGCTGACAGCGTGCTGGCCTTGACCTACCCAACTCGAACCGTTCGCGCGCGCATGCAGGCCGCCTCACGCTACGCCGAAGGCTCCAGCCTGGAAGCCGGTGAAGGTTCAGGCACCCCCATAATCCTCATCCACGACTTCACAAGCAGCGCGACGCTTGACGCATCCGCCACAACGGCCGCAGCAATCACCGACGACAATACCAATGCCCGCCACCTGCAGGGCCATCGCGAACGCATCATCCAGTGA
- a CDS encoding GspH/FimT family pseudopilin, with product MKNTHGHTLIELLVCMAVLICLASIGVPRLIQTHQQMIQRTTTNNMLGALHYARSQAVFSRTSTSLCNGELSCSSSTTWQNGLLVFSDPNANGQLDAGEVLLQKLAIPEDYSWRWSSFRSRTRISFANDGTTLALNGTFTLCHKTTPTRQIVVSVTGRPRVQPPTPQARCS from the coding sequence ATGAAAAATACCCATGGCCACACCCTGATTGAGCTACTCGTTTGCATGGCAGTTCTCATCTGCCTAGCCAGTATCGGCGTACCCCGCCTGATCCAGACACACCAACAAATGATTCAGCGCACAACAACCAACAACATGCTTGGCGCGCTGCATTATGCCCGTAGCCAGGCAGTTTTCTCGCGGACCAGCACCAGCCTGTGCAACGGAGAACTGAGCTGTTCGAGCAGCACGACCTGGCAAAATGGCCTCCTGGTTTTCTCCGACCCGAACGCTAACGGCCAACTGGATGCCGGAGAGGTCTTGCTGCAGAAGCTGGCCATTCCAGAAGACTACTCCTGGCGCTGGTCCAGCTTTCGCAGCCGCACCCGCATCAGCTTCGCCAACGACGGCACCACCCTGGCCCTCAATGGCACATTCACCCTCTGCCACAAAACCACCCCTACCCGGCAAATTGTGGTGAGCGTCACAGGCCGACCGCGCGTCCAGCCACCCACACCTCAGGCACGCTGCAGTTAA
- a CDS encoding PilW family protein, producing the protein MSVCSQAMAKQQGLTLIELMVTLLLSSFLLLGILQIFISTNSTDRANASLARLQENGRIALDMLKQDLRRTGYQGCASPKVTSRVNSSRTFPLDAMGEQGTELIEGAATASDSLIMRHARPMMMRATNISNTQVTFVSGNNINFTEGERYEFILTNCEEVAIFTGVASARSANPDLTSSMPNRYTLTSLQGANSGTPPSLYGIPLGEGSQFLQVIENTYTLEGDPSNLDSAGNEISTLYKNGEPMIANVDNFQVLYGVTSGTQTSWVNGEDLTNAQREDVSRLQISLVISSPDEVSDAANTQSFAIANIGTDTQLDAIADRRLRRVLNTVVDVRNRRP; encoded by the coding sequence ATGAGCGTCTGTTCACAAGCGATGGCCAAGCAGCAGGGCCTTACCCTGATCGAGCTGATGGTGACCTTGCTGCTCAGCTCCTTCTTGCTACTCGGCATTCTGCAGATATTCATCAGCACCAACAGCACCGATAGAGCCAACGCTTCTCTTGCCAGATTGCAAGAGAACGGCCGCATTGCCCTGGACATGCTCAAGCAGGATCTGCGTAGAACAGGCTACCAGGGCTGCGCCTCTCCCAAGGTAACCAGCCGCGTAAACTCCAGCCGCACTTTCCCGCTGGACGCCATGGGTGAGCAAGGCACAGAGCTCATCGAAGGGGCCGCGACCGCCAGCGATAGCCTGATCATGCGCCATGCCAGACCGATGATGATGCGCGCAACCAATATCAGTAATACCCAGGTCACCTTTGTCAGCGGCAACAACATTAACTTCACGGAAGGTGAGCGCTACGAATTTATCCTGACCAACTGCGAGGAGGTTGCAATCTTCACTGGGGTTGCTTCAGCACGCAGCGCTAATCCAGACCTCACAAGTTCGATGCCCAATCGATACACCCTCACCAGCCTGCAAGGCGCCAACAGTGGCACGCCGCCAAGCCTGTACGGCATCCCCCTAGGTGAAGGCTCGCAATTTCTCCAAGTGATTGAAAATACCTACACCCTTGAGGGCGACCCTAGCAACCTCGACAGCGCCGGCAATGAAATATCGACCCTCTACAAGAACGGCGAGCCAATGATTGCCAACGTCGATAACTTCCAGGTGCTCTATGGGGTCACCAGCGGCACTCAGACCAGTTGGGTAAATGGCGAAGACCTCACCAACGCTCAACGCGAGGACGTCAGCCGCCTGCAGATCAGCCTGGTGATATCCAGCCCTGACGAAGTTAGCGACGCAGCCAATACGCAGTCGTTTGCCATTGCCAATATTGGCACCGACACGCAGCTCGACGCCATCGCAGATCGTCGCCTACGCCGCGTACTGAATACTGTCGTAGACGTAAGGAACCGCCGACCATGA